The Solanum pennellii chromosome 11, SPENNV200 genome contains a region encoding:
- the LOC107004693 gene encoding kinase-interacting protein 1-like: MLQRAATNAYSWWAASHIRTKQSKWLEQSLQDMEEKVEDVIKLIEEDGDSFAKRAEMYYKKRPELINFVEESYRAYRALAERYDKLSRELQSANNTIATLFPEQIQLAMDEEDDYGTPRMPKNFPQVATTGANIPNVPPKAPVKDMKGLLKTGTLQFLGKKTANKARDANKETPKSGLTKDEALEEIDKLQRDILSLQTVKEFVKSSYQSGIAKTMEIEHQIVEKHQKICSLEDEFGEARVIEDDEARTLMAEAALKSCQETLAQLQEKQEQSTNEAKEEFKKIEEARKKLKSFRQKYLGDPADETEPDEKDDESAGVTDVSSQCTSQEEIGEKMESLHGKMNEQFDASSMSSLTVTQLAEKIDELVNKVVSLEAAVSTQTVLIERLRTEACGLHTHIRTLEDDKAATLTGDTHNLNVRVTVLEEKLKGIQDLNKDVETQNSSLKTHFAEAHNSLGQLSFKLTSVKPDEEVDETDSSQDEEEDLADIRLQKEPEKKENHVSASEAKKEQDPVSASEVKKEQDPVTVVSDKEVQEDTKSPKKHVELLEPTVAEKGEERVSSKSESSVHHEQKPLEDEEKDDDLTWQQMLLTGLEDKEKILLTEYTTILRNYKELKRKLIEMEKKERDTEFEVTLQIRELKSTISKKDEEIESLRLKLSLVQGNASESSESKEEKHQDLNPSDDRSLKPEDTPKNEEKDEQDAKIILIDQRSSLSPVEEKLRMGIDALLDENLNFWLRFSSAFHQIQKFKTTAQDLQGEITTLKEKETKEGSSKTDMKSEIRPIYKHLREIQNELTVWLEQSLSLKDELKRRFSSLCSIQEEITKALKDGVEEDEIRFSSHQAAKFQGEVLNMKQENNKVREELEAGVEHVTTLQVDVEKTLRKLDHQFDVGGNQPQLTNSASRSRIPLRAFIFGTKVKKSKRSFFHHNRKYQVLKGGVPL; the protein is encoded by the exons ATGTTACAAAGAGCTGCAACTAATGCTTATTCATGGTGGGCTGCTAGCCATATTAGGACTAAACAATCCAAATGGCTAGAACAAAGCCTTCAag ATATGGAAGAGAAGGTAGAAGATGTGATCAAGCTCATTGAAGAAGATGGAGATTCATTTGCTAAAAGAGCAGAGATGTACTACAAGAAAAGACCAGAGCTAATAAACTTTGTGGAAGAATCTTATCGTGCCTATCGAGCGTTGGCTGAACGATATGACAAGTTATCGAGGGAGTTGCAGAGTGCCAACAACACCATTGCAACACTTTTTCCAGAACAGATTCAACTCGCgatggatgaagaagatgattatGGTACACCAAGAATGCCAAAGAACTTCCCTCAAGTAGCAACAACTGGTGCAAATATACCAAATGTTCCTCCAAAGGCTCCTGTTAAAGACATGAAAGGTCTGTTGAAAACAGGCACACTGCAATTTCTAGGCAAGAAAACAGCTAACAAAGCAAGAGATGCAAACAAAGAAACACCAAAATCTGGTTTGACTAAAGATGAGGCGCTTGAAGAGATTGACAAGCTACAGAGAGATATACTGTCTTTACAAACTGTGAAAGAGTTTGTGAAAAGCTCTTACCAAAGTGGGATTGCTAAGACGATGGAAATCGAGCACCAGATTGTTGAGAAGCATCAAAAGATTTGCAGTTTGGAGGATGAATTTGGTGAGGCTCGGGTTATTGAGGATGATGAGGCTAGGACTTTGATGGCGGAAGCAGCATTAAAATCGTGTCAAGAAACGTTGGCTCAGCTCCAGGAGAAACAAGAACAGTCCACCAACGAAGCAAAAGAGGAGTTTAAGAAGATAGAAGAAGCTCGTAAGAAACTTAAGTCATTCAGGCAAAAGTACTTAGGTGATCCAGCTGATGAAACAGAACCAGATGAAAAAGATGATGAATCTGCTGGAGTAACAGATGTATCATCACAATGCACGAGCCAAGAAGAAATCGGTGAGAAAATGGAGTCGTTGCATGGCAAGATGAACGAGCAATTTGATGCAAGCTCTATGTCATCTCTAACAGTGACACAATTGGCAGAGAAGATTGATGAGCTTGTGAATAAGGTAGTCAGCTTAGAAGCAGCAGTTTCAACACAAACTGTTCTTATTGAGAGATTAAGAACAGAAGCCTGTGGACTCCACACACACATTCGGACTTTGGAAGACGATAAGGCAGCTACTCTGACAGGGGATACACACAATCTGAACGTTAGAGTGACCGTGCTAGAGGAAAAGTTGAAGGGTATTCAGGATCTAAACAAAGACGTTGAAACTCAAAACAGCAGCCTTAAGACTCACTTTGCTGAAGCTCATAACAGTCTTGGCCAGTTATCGTTCAAATTGACGAGTGTGAAACCAGATGAAGAAGTTGATGAGACGGACTCATCACAAGATGAAGAGGAGGATCTTGCTGATATCAGGTTACAAAAAGAGccagaaaagaaagaaaatcatgTTAGTGCAAGTGAAGCTAAGAAAGAACAAGATCCTGTTAGTGCAAGTGAAGTTAAGAAAGAGCAAGATCCTGTTACAGTTGTTAGTGATAAAGAAGTTCAGGAAGATACAAAATCCCCAAAGAAACACGTCGAACTTCTAGAGCCAACAGTAGCTGAAAAAGGTGAAGAGAGAGTCTCATCTAAGTCTGAAAGTAGTGTTCATCATGAGCAAAAACCACTGGAAGACGAGGAGAAAGACGATGACCTTACATGGCAGCAAATGCTGTTGACTGGTTTGGAAGATAAAGAGAAGATCCTCTTAACAGAATATACAACAATTCTCAGGAACTACAAGGAATTAAAGAGGAAACTAattgaaatggagaagaaagaaagagacaCTGAATTCGAAGTCACGTTGCAGATAAGAGAGCTAAAAAGTACTATTTCAAAGAAGGATGAAGAGATAGAAAGTTTACGTCTAAAGTTAAGTCTTGTACAAGGAAATGCTTCTGAAAGTTCAGAGTCGAAAGAAGAAAAACATCAAGATCTCAATCCTTCTGATGATAGAAGCTTAAAACCTGAGGACACGCCTAAAAATGAAGAGAAGGATGAACAGGATGCCAAGATCATTTTGATTGATCAACGTTCATCCCTCTCGCCAGTTGAAGAGAAACTCCGGATGGGCATTGATGCATTACTAGACGAAAACTTGAATTTCTGGCTAAGATTTAGCTCAGCATTTCATCAGATTCAAAAGTTCAAGACCACAGCCCAAGATTTGCAGGGCGAAATAACAACACTCaaagaaaaggaaacaaaagAGGGAAGCTCCAAAACAGACATGAAATCAGAAATCAGGCCCATATATAAACACCTGAGGGAGATTCAGAATGAGCTAACCGTATGGTTAGAACAAAGCTTGTCACTAAAAGATGAACTGAAACGTAGATTCTCGTCTTTATGCAGCATTCAGGAGGAAATCACAAAAGCACTAAAGGACGGCgttgaagaagatgaaatcAGATTCAGTAGCCATCAAGCTGCAAAGTTCCAAGGTGAAGTTTTGAACATGAAACAAGAAAACAACAAAGTTAGAGAGGAACTAGAAGCTGGTGTAGAGCATGTAACTACACTTCAAGTAGATGTTGAGAAGACATTAAGAAAACTAGATCATCAGTTTGATGTTGGTGGAAATCAACCACAATTAACAAACTCAGCAAGTAGATCAAGGATACCTTTGAGAGCGTTCATCTTTGGAACGAAAGTAAAGAAGAGTAAACGTTCATTTTTTCATCACAATAGGAAATACCAGGTCCTGAAAGGTGGAGTACCTTTATAg
- the LOC107004695 gene encoding nicotinamidase 1, with amino-acid sequence MGTVGQEAAIDLLKSEIPVEEDDPLLLTGDVNTGLVLVDIVNGFCTVGAGNLAPVTPNRQISAMVDESVKLAKVFCEKKWPIYALRDSHHPDVPEPPNPPHCIAGTDESELVPALQWLENEPNVTVRCKDCIDGFLGSIEKDGSNVFVNWVKANEIKTILVVGICTDICVLDFVCSVLSARNRGFLSPLKDLIVYSPGCATYDLPVQIARNIKGALPHPQEFMHHIGLYMAKGRGAKVVSHISFDTTTNET; translated from the exons ATGGGAACAGTGGGGCAAGAGGCTGCGATTGACTTACTGAAGAGTGAGATTCCGGTGGAGGAAGATGACCCGCTGCTTCTCACCGGCGATGTTAACACCGGTCTCGTACTCGTCGATATCGTTAATGGCTTCTGCACCGTCGGAGCTGGCAATTTg GCTCCGGTGACACCAAATAGACAAATTTCAGCAATGGTTGATGAGTCAGTTAAACTTGCAAAAGTGTTCTGTGAGAAGAAATGGCCTATTTATGCTCTTCGTGATTCTCATCATCCTGATGTGCCTGAGCCACCTAATCCTCCTCATTGTATCGCTGGAACAGATGAATCTGAGTTGGTTCCTG CACTGCAGTGGTTGGAAAATGAACCTAATGTGACAGTGCGATGCAAGGATTGTATTGATGGTTTCCTTGGCTCGATTGAGAAAGATGGATCTAATGTCTTTGTAAATTGGGTGAAAGCTAATGAGATTAAAACT ATATTGGTTGTAGGGATATGCACGGACATATGCGTGCTTGATTTTGTGTGTTCTGTCTTATCTGCACGAAACCGTGGATTTCTCTCCCCACTGAAAGACCTGATTGTATATTCCCCTGGCTGCGCTACTTATGATCTTCCAGTCCAGATTGCCAGAAATATAAAAGGAGCTTTACCTCATCCACAG GAATTCATGCATCACATAGGCCTTTACATGGCCAAAGGAAGAGGAGCAAAAGTAGTTTCACATATTTCATTTGACACGACAACCAACGAGACATAA